The sequence AATTCAATCGTCAGATCGGCAGTTTTCCCTTCAACGACCCTTGCATTGCACCGGCTCGTAATTTGTTGCGCAAGTACATGCCTTGCATGCGATGCGATCATGCCTGCATCCGCAGGCACAGTGATACGTATAGTATGTACCTGGGCTGAAGCCAAACAGTTCATAAAAAAAAGGAAAAGCCCAAGGATAAAATGCTTAAAACTGTTATCCATAATTTATTGCTGAGAAGGAGTTTGTGTTAGGCACCCAAATAGCCGGAAACAATTTAGGGTATTATATCACAACCTGGCAACTTATTAAAAATGCGAATCCATAAGAATATTCTGCATCTTTGAAACAGATGTATGAAGCAACTGGATTTTATTTAAATGAGAAATATGAAAGTATGCCTGCTATTAATGACAACTTTTTTGATGTCAGCCTGTGCTGCCAATGCCCAGGAAAAATTATCCGCCAGCCAGAAAGCCGTGCAGAAAACCGTTATGCAACTTTTCGACGCACTGTCCAACCGTGATTCCATTAGCCTTAAAGCTGCCTGCACTAACGATATCACCTTATTTGAATACGGCCAGACCTGGAACCTGGATACACTAGTCTTAAAAGCGATCACACAGAATACCGCCACCGATTTTAAACGGGTGAATACCATCGATTTTATTGATACAAAAGTGGATAAAAACCTGGCTTATACCACCTATAACAACCGGGCGGAAATCACCTCAGGCGGCATAAACCGGAATATCACCTGGCTAGAAACAGTTATTCTCTCAAAAGAGAAAAATCAATGGAAGGTCAAGGTCCTTCACTCCACCCTGATCAACCGTAAATAATTGAAGGCAGGAAGATCCGGCACGCTGCCCCTTGGCACTTATGACCTTACTCAAGGCAGTTGTATTTTTGTAAGAAAAAGTGGAAGATACCATTGCAAAAGCCTTACAACCTTTCGAGCTCACAGATGGCCTGCATTGCCTGCAGAACCATTTCCTGGTATTCATTGAGGAGAAAGGATAATTGTGCGCTAACGCCAAGGCTCATATGCTCCGCTTCATTTCACCAGCACCAACCTCGAAAACAGGATAAATAACAACACTACAATTCCCAACAGGACTACCGACACCCAGTGCCTGTTCCGCCATGGTACCATGTCCAATGATCCCCTGCGCATGGGCTCATAGGCCTCTGGCATGGGCTTCCATTTTCCAATCGCCAGCATCAGCAAAAACGTCAGCACAAAAATGATGGCGATCATATGCAAAAAATGCAAGCCAAATCCGAATACAAATTGTGTGAAGCCATAACATACAATGAAAAAAAACAAGCCCATTTTAGCCGCAAGCGCCGGCACCCGCCGGGTCAAAATACCTACGGCCAGGATGGCAAAAATGGGTACTGTAAACAGGGCCGATATTTTCTGAAAATGCTGGTAAAATCCCTGGCTGGCAAATAACAAAAAGGGGGCTATACACATGGCCGCCAGGCAGATGTACACTTCAAATTTTTTCGCTGTACGAACGAGTTGTTGCTCATTTACTTCCCGATGCTTTTTTTCTGTCCATGGCTTGTAGATATTCAATACAAATAATGTACTCGATCCATTTAAACCGGCATTGAATGAGGTAAAGGCGGCACCGAATAATAAGGCAGCCATGAAGCCGGTATAGAGTGGCGGCGAAACATCCCCCAGCAGCGTGGGAAATGCTTCCGAACTATTTGGCAACTTATCATATAAATGAACAGCGATTACTCCGGGTATATTGATCAGCAACACGCAGAGTATTTTTCCGACACAAGCCAGCGCAATCCCTTTCTGGCAGCTGGCCAGGTCCCTCGACCCCAGTACCTGTTGCACAATGTATTGCTCTGTGCCCCAATAGTACAGGTTCACCAGCATCATACCGGTAAAGATGGTACCAAAGGGAACCGCATCGCCTGCATTGCCAATACTGTTGAGGTGTTCTGTTTTATTTGCCAGCACCTTTTCCAGGCCCGCCATCCAGTCGCCTGCACCTAATGCCTTTAAGCCAAAATAGGGCAACAACAACCCGGCGGTAAACATGGCGAATCCTAAGAGGGTATCTGAAATGGTGATGGCTTTTTGTCCGCCAAGCAAAGAGTATAAAACGCCAGCTATGCCAAGGCACCAGACCAGCAGCCAGATGGTTGGCCAATAGCTGACGCCATAATGTTCCGATATTCCGAAAATGCCATTCAGCGCAACGGCCCCGCTGTATAATACCGTCGGCAAGAAGTTCACCAGGTAATTGGCTAAGAAAATGAACGTTACGATGTTTTTGGTTTGCCGGTCATACCGTATACCCAGGTATTCTGCGGTGGTGGAAATGCCATGCCGCAAATAGATCGGCATTATAAATTCTGCAACCAGCAACATGGCAAATACCGAGGTCAGTCCCCAGGCCATCACACTCATATTGTTAGTATAGCTGAGCTCGTTTTCCCCAATAAATAATGATGTATTGATATTGGCAAACAGGAGGCCGAATCCTACCGCAATAAAACCCAGTTTCTTATTGGCAAAGAATAAGGCGGAAATGGTGTTCTGCTTTTCCTTCCTGGTCTTGATCCAGGAGACAATGGCAATTATTCCTGTGACGCACAGGAAGGTCAGCAAGACAATCGAATTCATCTCCTAAAATAGGGCAATTGTCTGTCTGCCGGAAATCATAGGGTTTTTCTCCGGAAGAGGATCATCGGAACGGTTAGCTGTATTGTTTCCCGGTGCAGGATGGCATTGGCAGCCAGCCTGCCCATCTCCCCGAAATCGGCAGAATAGGTAGTGATACCAACAAATTCTTTGGCGGGTTCATCGTTATGTGATAGTATGCCCACATCCTTTCCCGGTTTTAATTTTTTTGCATTGCATTCTTTCAGGATCTCCCACATGATAAAGTTGTCCAGCGTAAAATAAACGGCGCCCTTTTTCACTGACCCAGGTATAAATTCCGGTATGATACTGCCTTTGATTTTAGTCTGCTTCAGGAACTTCTTAAAGGCCCTGACGATCTCCCTGGGATCCAGTGAATCGGGTGAATGGATAAAAATGATCTCACCATACTTCCTGATGTCTTCAGCCAGCGAACTGAATACCTGCAGGGAAGAGGCTTCAAATTCCTGGGTAATATGGTTGACTATTCCCGTTAATGGTTCAAAACGGTCAAACATCAGGAGTTTATTGCGCGGTATAGTTTCCAGTAATTCCTTTGACCGGGCATGTGGTATCGGCGCTATTACATACATTCCGAAATGCCCCCTGATGCGTTGCAGGATAGTTTCAAAGATGTCGATATTTCCATGGTGGAAAAAGATCTGCATTTCAATTTCCTTTCCCAGCGTATTCCTGAAATTCCGGTAGAACTGTTCTTCAAAACTGTCCAGGTTATACATCACCAGCGCCACTTTCAGCATCTGCAGCGTGTTACCGCCCGATACGTAATAACCAAGGCGGTTCTTCGATTCTATGATACCCCGGCTCACCAGCTCCCGGTAGCCTTTCATGATGGTTTCCCTGGAATAATGCAGTTCCCGGATCATTGTATTCACCGAAGGCAGGGTGTCATCTTTTTTGAGGACCTTATCATCTATTGCATTGATGACACCCTGCACAAGGCTATCATGTTTTGAATTGGCGGATATTTTTTCTAATTCTTTGATCTTCTGGAAAACGTTGGCCATGCTGTTTGTATTATTTCAATGCTGCAGCCACTGCTTGTTGTGGCCCCACTGTCAGGTCTATATAGGATACAATATTACCCATTTTTTCCACCTGCTGTTTTGCGGTATACTTTCGGCCGGCTGCATAAATATGTTTATGGTTGCCGCTGAAGGCTGCACGCCACTTGATGGTTGATGGTCCTTCATTCTTAAATTTGGTCTTCCCGGCCCAATGGATGATGCTGACATGGGTGGACAATACCGGCAAATGTTCAAGGCTGGCACTTTGCCCGTTTTGGTTTCTGTATAATGTTTCAATGCGATTGAACCTGGCATCTGCCGCCACCCCCATCAGTCCCTGCACAATGCCATCAATCACACCGTATGACACTTCAGGATACTCCCGTCTCGGTGTAGCCTTATCGGCCAGGTGGAGCAGTATAGCATAGGCTTTATCCCAATACCCGTATTTATAGAATATTGCAGGCTGGTAGGAAAGGTTCTCTACATTCCATTCATTTCCCAACAGGTGTCCGATGGTTTGCCTGATCCTTGTGGTATCGGTCAATGCATCAAACCAAAGCAGGAAGGTCTCCCCTTCCCCTTTTCCGAATTTACCGGCATTCGTGATATGGGTATTATAGCGACCGGCGCCGGGATCCCACCAATGCTTATCCAACTGCAGTTTGTATTTTTCCGCTTGCTCACGGTATTGAACAGCTGCTTTTTTATTTCCCTTCAGTTGTTCTATACTGGCACAGGTCTGCAGGCCCTGGTATAATGCAGCCACCAGGTCTGCACCCATGCGTAGGTCCCCTACGTTTTCAGTATACGAGGGCAATCCCCGGCAACGGTGAAAATAATCCCGGGTATTAAAGGGTATGGGGGCATTGGGATAGGGCCGCCTTGTTAATAAAGAATCGGCCTGCAATACCCACCGGTTAATATATTCCGAAGCAGAAATATCCCGGAAAAACGAAAAGGCCGGATCGAAGATATAACTGCTGTCCCCGGTCCACAGGTACAAACGCCAGCTGGCATAGACCAGGTCGAAATTCGCATTCAGGTTATACCAGAAGGCGGTATCGTTGCGGTAATCTTCCGGCGCCGGTTTCCCCTCGATATTTATTTCCCAATAGGTACACCAGTCCTTACCGTTCGAAATGTTCCGTACAAAATGCGTGAACATGTTTTTGTTTTCTGCAGACATCGAAAGGATCTCTGCTCCTATGCATTGGTGCGATACATCGCGCATGCAGAAGGCATTGCGCGATGGCAGGGCCGCTTCATACCAGGGTCCTACAGGGTCAGTCGGACTTCCCCTGTAGGACAATGCCATTTCACTGGCGGCATGGAATGCATGCTGCACACTGGTATCTGTTGAACGAAAAACTACCCTCTTTGACTGTCCTATTGCCGTGTTAAGGAAAAGCAGGAACAGGATGAAATTCAATAACCTCATGCGTTACTTTTATATTGGATCGACCAATTTAGTTATATCCGGGATTCTGTTCCAGGCTGGTGCGGTTTATTTCTGTTTTAGGTATAGGTAACAAATAATTGGCCGGCTCGAAGATCCGCTGTTCCAGCGTCTGGTACGTATAGGTCTTTTTACCATTTGCTGCCCTGTTGATGATCACCTGCCCGATGTTGACATTCTGCGTGGCTTCCGCAATCTTCCAACGGCGTACATCATAATAGCGGTGCCCTTCAAAACATAATTCTACCTGCCGTTCATTTTGGATCCGCTTTTCCAGCTCCGCACCGGTTTCTGTAAGCGGTGTAATAATGCCGGCACGTTGCCGAAGCAGGTCAAGGTATTTACGGGCATTGGCTTCCCGCCCAAGATGAAACTCGGCCTCCGCATAGTTCAGGTAGATCTCACCCAGCCGCGCCAGCACCCAGAATTTATTGGTTTGCGTAGTGGCATTGAAATCATACGTGGTATCCATGTATTTCCTGAAAGTGTAGCGGGTCTCACTATTGTTCCAGGTATCCAGGCCCTGCGGGGAATCCATACCGCCTTCATAGAATTCTGTTTCCGTCCCGGTCGGGTTCGTACTGCTTACGCGATAGGTCACATAAGCCGGATTGCCCAATGGCCGCCCATCATACACGATATCGGCATAAAAACGGGGGTCACGGTTGGTATAGGGTTGCTGCGGATCATACCCCGATCCGGCATCAGTGATGCGCTTGCCATCCGCCATACCAAAGGCATCCACCAGGTTCTGCGTTGGGGCGAACGCAGCCCATCCGTGGAAGCCGCTTGGATATGACATCATTTCTATGCCAGTGAAGGCACTCCAGTTATATTGCTTGTTGGACAGTTTCACACCAATCAGTTCCGGATTGAAAGTGGTAAAGATGTCTGCATAATTTCCGGTATACAGGGAAAAACGATCGAGGTCAATCACCGCTTTTGCAGCTGCTGATGCGGCTTCCCATTTGGAAAGGTCATTGTTGGGATTCCATTGTGCACTTGCCGCATACAGTAACACCCGCGATTTGATCGCCAGCGCCAACGCTGCCGTTGCCTTACCTATAGTGGATGAGGTATTACTCACCGGCAATAATTCCGCAGCCTGGTCCAGTTCACTTACAATGAAATTCACACATTCGGTATAGGAACTTCTTGGCACATTGAAATCTGCGTTCAGGTCAAATGGTTCACTGATCAATGGCACACCGCCATAATCACTCACCAGCTGGTAATAGGCATAGGCCCTCAGGAACATCACTTCGCCCTTGATACGCTGCCTTGTGCCTTCATCGCCGGGTATTGCGTCTATTTTCGACAGTAACAGGTTGGCATTCTGTATATGGAAATAATTCTTTGCCCAGATATCAAAATCGCCGGCATTGTCCGGGGACAATATGCCCTTGGTAATCACACTTCTTACATTGGCATAATCAAATTTATTATACCCTTCATCTGACGCCGGGGAAAGTATGAAACTGCGATTGATGGATTTCCCCCAATCGTAGGTCGTCGTGGGTAAAACGTTGTAGATATTATTGGCGAAAGCTTCTGCCAGGGTGAGGTCAGACCAGACGGACTGGTCCGTATAAGAATCCAAAGGCGCT comes from Flavihumibacter fluvii and encodes:
- a CDS encoding nuclear transport factor 2 family protein; translation: MKVCLLLMTTFLMSACAANAQEKLSASQKAVQKTVMQLFDALSNRDSISLKAACTNDITLFEYGQTWNLDTLVLKAITQNTATDFKRVNTIDFIDTKVDKNLAYTTYNNRAEITSGGINRNITWLETVILSKEKNQWKVKVLHSTLINRK
- a CDS encoding solute:sodium symporter family transporter — protein: MNSIVLLTFLCVTGIIAIVSWIKTRKEKQNTISALFFANKKLGFIAVGFGLLFANINTSLFIGENELSYTNNMSVMAWGLTSVFAMLLVAEFIMPIYLRHGISTTAEYLGIRYDRQTKNIVTFIFLANYLVNFLPTVLYSGAVALNGIFGISEHYGVSYWPTIWLLVWCLGIAGVLYSLLGGQKAITISDTLLGFAMFTAGLLLPYFGLKALGAGDWMAGLEKVLANKTEHLNSIGNAGDAVPFGTIFTGMMLVNLYYWGTEQYIVQQVLGSRDLASCQKGIALACVGKILCVLLINIPGVIAVHLYDKLPNSSEAFPTLLGDVSPPLYTGFMAALLFGAAFTSFNAGLNGSSTLFVLNIYKPWTEKKHREVNEQQLVRTAKKFEVYICLAAMCIAPFLLFASQGFYQHFQKISALFTVPIFAILAVGILTRRVPALAAKMGLFFFIVCYGFTQFVFGFGLHFLHMIAIIFVLTFLLMLAIGKWKPMPEAYEPMRRGSLDMVPWRNRHWVSVVLLGIVVLLFILFSRLVLVK
- a CDS encoding GntR family transcriptional regulator, whose protein sequence is MANVFQKIKELEKISANSKHDSLVQGVINAIDDKVLKKDDTLPSVNTMIRELHYSRETIMKGYRELVSRGIIESKNRLGYYVSGGNTLQMLKVALVMYNLDSFEEQFYRNFRNTLGKEIEMQIFFHHGNIDIFETILQRIRGHFGMYVIAPIPHARSKELLETIPRNKLLMFDRFEPLTGIVNHITQEFEASSLQVFSSLAEDIRKYGEIIFIHSPDSLDPREIVRAFKKFLKQTKIKGSIIPEFIPGSVKKGAVYFTLDNFIMWEILKECNAKKLKPGKDVGILSHNDEPAKEFVGITTYSADFGEMGRLAANAILHRETIQLTVPMILFRRKTL
- a CDS encoding RagB/SusD family nutrient uptake outer membrane protein; the protein is MKQKFFHSISIVLTIIIGTACNKVLDKAPLDSYTDQSVWSDLTLAEAFANNIYNVLPTTTYDWGKSINRSFILSPASDEGYNKFDYANVRSVITKGILSPDNAGDFDIWAKNYFHIQNANLLLSKIDAIPGDEGTRQRIKGEVMFLRAYAYYQLVSDYGGVPLISEPFDLNADFNVPRSSYTECVNFIVSELDQAAELLPVSNTSSTIGKATAALALAIKSRVLLYAASAQWNPNNDLSKWEAASAAAKAVIDLDRFSLYTGNYADIFTTFNPELIGVKLSNKQYNWSAFTGIEMMSYPSGFHGWAAFAPTQNLVDAFGMADGKRITDAGSGYDPQQPYTNRDPRFYADIVYDGRPLGNPAYVTYRVSSTNPTGTETEFYEGGMDSPQGLDTWNNSETRYTFRKYMDTTYDFNATTQTNKFWVLARLGEIYLNYAEAEFHLGREANARKYLDLLRQRAGIITPLTETGAELEKRIQNERQVELCFEGHRYYDVRRWKIAEATQNVNIGQVIINRAANGKKTYTYQTLEQRIFEPANYLLPIPKTEINRTSLEQNPGYN